One genomic region from Gouania willdenowi unplaced genomic scaffold, fGouWil2.1 scaffold_313_arrow_ctg1, whole genome shotgun sequence encodes:
- the LOC114459444 gene encoding NLR family CARD domain-containing protein 3-like produces the protein MEGEDEEQRRSREAFLNITLYFLKRMKQEELAEHLQSRTKAHRYQRELKSKLKKKFQCVSEGVAKAGSPTLLKEIYTELYITEGGSGEVNQEHEVIQIETASRRSDTAERAITREELFKPRPGRPRPIRTVMTKGVAGIGKTLLTHKFTVDWAEDKAQQEVHYTFPLTFRELNVLRGRSFSLVGLVDHFFSGSKEAGICSFQDFLVLFILDGLDECRLPLDFLSTQTLTDVSEFTSVEVLLVNLIRGELLPSALLWITTRPAAANQIPPECVDMVTEVRGFTDPQREEYFRRRSTDEEQVSRIMSHIRTCRSLHIMCHIPLFCWITATVLEDVLKSREKGELPRTLTQIYSHYVVLQNKVKMVKFDGGAATDQHWSPQSREMMESLGKLAFEQLQKGKLIFYDSDLTECGMDLRAASMCSGVFTQVFREESSLYQDKVFTFIHLSLQEFLAALHVHQTFISSKVILLEHKPLNLPHSGDQPDFNILHQSAVDEALRSPNGHLDLFLRFLLGLSLPTNQRLLQGLLTQTGSDSQTNQKTVKYIKKKLSKRLSTERSINLFHCLNEVNDHSLLEQIQRYMNSGRLSTEELSPAQWSALVFILLSSQEHLDVFDLKRFSPSEEAFLKLLPVIKASKKVELSFCGLSERSCAALSSVLSSQSSSVKHLDLSNNDLQDSGVKLLCEGLKSPHCKLDSLSLSGCVITEVGGASLEAALSSNSSSVRDLD, from the exons atggagggtgaagatgaggagcagaggaggagcagggaggcctttctgaacatcacactgtatttcctgaagaggatgaagcaggaggagctAGCTGAGCATCTGCAGAGCA gaacaaaggCTCATCGATACCAACGTGAGCTGAAGTCCAAGCTGAAGAAGAagttccagtgtgtgtctgagggcgtggctaaagcaggaagtccaaccctcctgaaggagatctacacagagctctacatcacagagggagggagtggagaggtcaaccaggaacatgaggtcatacagatagaaacagcatccaggagatcagacacagcagaaagagccaTCACACGAGAAGAGCTCTTTAAACCCCGTCCTGGAAgacctcgaccaatcaggacagtgatgaccaagggcgtggctggcattgggaaaacactcttaacacacaagttcactgtagactgggctgaagacaaagcccagcaggaggtccactacacattcccactgaccttcagagagctgaacgtgctgagggggaggagcttcagcttggtgggacttgttgatcacttcttctctggaagcaaagaagcaggaatctgcagctttcaggacttcctggttttgttcatcttggatggtctggatgagtgtcggctccctctggacttcctcagcactcagaccctgactgatgtctcagagttcacctcagtggaggttctgctggtaaacctcatcagaggagaactgcttccatcagccctcctctggataaccacacggcctgcagcagccaatcagatccctcctgagtgtgtggacatggtgacagaggtcagagggttCACTGACCCTCAGAGGGAGGAGTACTTCAGGAGGAGGtccacagatgaggagcaggtcagcaggatcatgtcccacatcaggacgtgtcgtagcctccacatcatgtgccacatcccgctcttctgctggatcactgctacagttctggaggacgtgttgaagagcagagagaagggagagctgcccaggactctgactcagatctacagccactatgtggtccttcagaacaaagtcaagatggtgaagtttgatggaggagctgccacagatcaacactggagtccacagagcagggagatgatggagtctctgggaaaactggcttttgagcagctgcagaaaggaaagCTGATCTTCTATGACAGTGACTTGACAGAGTGTGGCATGGACCTCAGAGCAGCCTCAATGTGCTCAGGAGTGTTCACACAGGTCTTCAGAGAGGAGAGCAGCCTGTACCAGGACAAGGTGTTCACCTTCATCCACCTGAGCCTTCAGGAGTTTCTGGCTGCTCTTCATGTCCATCAGACCTTCATCAGCTCTAAAGTCATCCTGCTGGAACATAAACCACTGAACCTTCCCCATAGTGGAGATCAGCCTGACTTTAACATTCTCCATCAGAGTGCTGTGGACGAGGCCTTACGGAGTCCAAATGGACACTTGGACTTGTTCCTCCGCTTCCtgctgggtctttcactgccgaccaatcagaggctcctacaaggcctgctgacacagacaggaagtgactcacagaccaatcaaaaaacagttaaatacaTCAAGAAGAAGCTGAGTAAGAGGttgtccacagagagaagcatcaACCTGTTCCACTGTCTGAATGAAGTGAATGATCACTCTCTGCTGGAGCAGATCCAACGGTACATGAATTCAGGACgtctctccacagaggaactgtctcctgctcagtggtcagctctggtcttcatcttactgtcatcacaagaacatctggatgtctttgacctgaaaagattctctccttcagaggaagcttttctgaagctgctcccagtgATCAAAGCCTCTAAGAAAGTTGA gttgagtttctgtggtctctcagagagaagctgtgcagctctaTCCTctgtcctcagctctcagtcctccagtgtgaaacatctggacctgagtaacaatgatctgcaggattcaggagtgaagctgctgtgtgaaggactgaagagtcctcactgtaaactggactctctcag tctgtcaggttgtgtcatcacagaggtgggcggggcttctctggaagcagctttgagctccaactcctccagtgtgagagacctggac